A window of Mucilaginibacter robiniae genomic DNA:
CGCGGATCTGTACGCGGCCCGGGATTTCTGCACATTTAAAGATGGCCGACAGGATTCGGCCTGTCAGCACATCCTTCTCTACGGCATCAAAATGCTGCAGCTCTGGAAAAATCCGCAACGCCGGTAAGATGAAAGCGCCGGCACCCGCACTCGGTTCATACAAGCGCCTGGGCTGGATACCTACATCCGCCATCGCGCCATAAATGGCCCGGGGTAAAAACTTCGGCGTATAATACGATGTCAGCACGCTGTTCTTCAGCGAATCGATGGCCTGTTTGTAATCCCTTTCCGGCAGTTTGCCGCTCAGCAGCTGGTGCAGCGCCATCATCTGCGGATGCAATTTCTGGTCCGCAGCTGAAGCATTCATCTGCTGCCAGGAAGCGAGATCGCCGTTGCCATAGAGGATGGCTTTGATGCCGCCGAAGCCGGCGTACTGCAGCAGCTTTTCGATAGCCTGACCGGCGTCGCTCAATCCTTCCGTAAAGTTCAGCGCGGCTTCAAGGGCAGCGATATTGTCTGCTAATTTTTTTTCGGTGTTGAATGCCATTTAAACCTCCTGTAAATAGTCTGCAATCGTCCCGATCACTTCGTAGCGAAGAAACCGGTCGTCATCATTCAGGCCCTCAAGCAGCGGTGCACAGAGCTCCTGGATATTGGTCAGCTCGTAACGCAGGATCCCCAGGTTGGAGAAGCGGAGGTATACTGCCAGAAACTCCTCCTCCAGTACGAGCCTGAGGTAATCGTAAGCGATGGATTCGGTCATGATGAACTGTTAAAAAGAGATGACGTCGGCGTTCAGGATGTCGCGGTAAGGAATGCTCAGGGTCAGGAGACGGCCGGAGATGGGTTTCTCACTCACCTCAATGGTCAGCCGCTTATTCCCCGGGTAGGACACCTTTTTGAACACGAAGATGTTGCGGTAGCCTTTGCTGAACTCTGGAATAGCAAACAGCGTGAATTCGGGCCTGATCTCCACGGACTGGTTATTGGCCGCCTTGGTTACTCTTTTGTCTTCAATTTTGAAACGAAGCCCGTCCACGGTATACTGTAGATTGGTTTTGTTCTCATACCCCAGATCCAGAAAGAGGTAGTCACCGGCAGTGTAGATATGATTGAGGTGCCCTTTCAGGCCGAAGGCTTTGGCACGCCCGAGCTGTTGATCCGGTTTTTTGGCGAACAGGCGCAGACACAGCGCGCGAAGCTGCGGCTCTGAAAAGCCGACGCCGGAAATATCCAGCGGCCGCATATCCTCCGGAGCGATGTCGATGGTTTCCGTTCCGCCTCTGCCGGAAAGGACGTGGTACTGGGCGATGAATGTTTCGCCGGCAATCGTGACCGTGGCCTCCGCAGCAGTTCTGGTGCTGTCTTTCCATTTCAGGCGGAACAGATTTTTAAGCGGCAGGTCACCAGCCAGGCTTTTGGTAGAAATATCCACGTAGCGGATGGGTTCCGGCGACAGAAAATGCAGGGTGGCCCCGGCAGGCAGGTAAACCGTTTTTCCCGGCTGGGCCATCACCACAGCGGAAAGCAAGGAACACAAAAAATATAAAATCGTCTTTTTCATATTAGTAAGTTTTTTGCGCTTTCTGCAGCGCGTCAGGGTCAATGAGGTAGATGAAGGAATTGAATTTGAGCTTAGCTTTGTTTTTCCGGATGATACCGGCAATGGCGGAGGAGGTGGACTGGAAGAACTTGTCCAGCGTGCTCATCATAAACTGGCCCGACCCGGAGCCGCCGTCCAGCGTCACACCCTGAACGGAGCTGCCACCGAGGTCTTTAGAGAAATCACGGAAGGCGGATGCCGGCACATATAAGCCCGGCAGGCCATCCTGATCATAAATATCCAGCCGTACCGGGAGAATCTTGCCATCAACGAGGATCGAGGTCACGGCCAAGGCAACCCGCTGCCCGGAGAAGCCGGTCATCTGCGCATACAGGTAGGTGTCTTTGGGAATCAGCTGACCACCGGCTTGGATATTGTCCAGCAACTTCAACCGTATTCTGGATCCGGCATAGCCGGTCACATTTTCGTCGATGACAGCAGTAATAAATGAAGCTTCGCTTTCCGGAACTACGGTGTTGAAGTTTGAATAATCATAAGGCACTTTGGAGACGGTCAGCCTGGGCAGGCTTTCCCTTGCTTTCATCAGTTGATCCGCCAGCTGTTTTTTGCGTTGTTCCTCTTTAAATGCGGGATCATTCTGCCGGGTCACACTGTCCATAATGCTCATTTGCTGGCGGAATACTTCCATGGGATCCGCCGGACGATTGTTGGGGATGGATCTTTCTGATGAATGCTGACGCGCGGCAGCAACCGCAGCGGAAATATCCGGTGCTTCCATGTGTGTCCTGTTTCCGGAAAACAAGGGATAGGCATCCGGTTCGCGTACGCGCAACAGTTGCTGTATGGAGTCTGATTTTCGTTGCTGCACCGTTGGGTCAGCAGGCATGGAGGTCGGTAAACCAGACTTTTCTGAAGGAATAACGGCTACGGCACTCAGCCCATCAGCTCCCTTAAAGGTATTCCTGTAGGCATCCAGTTTGTCCGTCAATTCCTTTTTACGCACGGCACCGGAAACGCTGCCTACATTGGTATTCAGGCTGTCTGACGCCTGCGCGATTGCCTGCGGCTTTCCCTTTGCACTATGCCATACATAAAAAAACAGGCACAGAAAAGGAAGTATGAGCAACGGCAAAACGAATTTGGGCTGTTTGAAATTAATGTTCATGTCTTTGATCAAATAATGATTTTTGAAGAACGGCCAGGCTGTCCAGTGCCTGACTGAGCCCGGCACTATCGGTAGCGGTCAGGTGTGTTTTTGCAGACAGGCTGTCAATGAAGCCTTTCAGCGTAATCATATGCCGCAGTTTTAAGGTCTTACCCATTAACTGGTTGAAACCCTCGCTGACCTGTGTTGCTTCGGTGGTTGACTTTCGGGTAGCTGGATACGGCTGCAGGGCGTGTGTGAAGGAAAGGATCACCGAGCCGAAGAGCAGGGCAGCCATAAAGGCGAACGTCCATTTCGGCTTCCTGCTGACCATCTTTTTGAAGCGCTGCACTGCCCTATCGAAATAGGGCCTGAATTCTTTACGGATTTCACTTTGCAGGGTATCCCGCGGGTCCCGGTTAGAATGTATTCTTTTCCACATTGGACAAATCTTTATTTTCGAGAGTTTTCCAGCCGGTAATGAGAACGCCATGGGGATTGTTGTCACTTCTGGGGATATCCTTGAGATACCCTTCCGTAATGAGGGATCGAACAACCGTAGAGCTTCGCCGGTCAATTTTCAGGCGTCCGTAATAGCGAAAATATTTCCGTAAGGGATCCACCCGAATGGAGTCCGTTTCCAGGGTCAGAACCGAACTGGACGACAGTATGGAATTGAAGAAGCCGTTTTCCTTGAGGTCATTGTACTGCTTCATGCCCGATTCATCGATGAGGTACATGGCCTTTTTCATCTGGTACTCCATATAGTTATCATCAGGCGTCAGCGAGAAGAACAGGGAGTGGAAAAGGTCAATATGTGCCCGGTACTCCGCCGGGCGGTTCAGCTGCATGTCCGTCTGCCGGGCGAGGATCGGTACATTATTGTCCAGGATGTAAATGTTTTTTTGCGCATTGGACACCAAACGGTAGGTACAGATGGCGTTGATGGCGACGATGATTAATGCGGTAAGCAGACTACCCGCGGCAATAAAAGTCGCCAGGCGGACTTTGGATTCAATATTTCGGATGATCATAAGGAAGTTTAAATAAGAAAGGCCAGTACCCTGAGGTGCCAGCCTTTCAGAAAGTGAATGAAACGACTATCAGAAGAAGGATCCGGTTACTTTTTTGGCACTTCCCCATACGGTACCTGCACTGCGTCCGAAGGTGGAAGAGGCGCTGCTGATCCCAGATGTCGAGATAATCCAGGTGGAGATACTCGGCACGGTAAACATACAAATGGCGCCGATCATAAAAACGATGATGACCGTGCCAAACGAAAGGATGCCGTTTCCGGCAAACACCGCCATCTTTTCGA
This region includes:
- a CDS encoding DUF4138 domain-containing protein yields the protein MKKTILYFLCSLLSAVVMAQPGKTVYLPAGATLHFLSPEPIRYVDISTKSLAGDLPLKNLFRLKWKDSTRTAAEATVTIAGETFIAQYHVLSGRGGTETIDIAPEDMRPLDISGVGFSEPQLRALCLRLFAKKPDQQLGRAKAFGLKGHLNHIYTAGDYLFLDLGYENKTNLQYTVDGLRFKIEDKRVTKAANNQSVEIRPEFTLFAIPEFSKGYRNIFVFKKVSYPGNKRLTIEVSEKPISGRLLTLSIPYRDILNADVISF
- a CDS encoding conjugative transposon protein TraM, with the protein product MNINFKQPKFVLPLLILPFLCLFFYVWHSAKGKPQAIAQASDSLNTNVGSVSGAVRKKELTDKLDAYRNTFKGADGLSAVAVIPSEKSGLPTSMPADPTVQQRKSDSIQQLLRVREPDAYPLFSGNRTHMEAPDISAAVAAARQHSSERSIPNNRPADPMEVFRQQMSIMDSVTRQNDPAFKEEQRKKQLADQLMKARESLPRLTVSKVPYDYSNFNTVVPESEASFITAVIDENVTGYAGSRIRLKLLDNIQAGGQLIPKDTYLYAQMTGFSGQRVALAVTSILVDGKILPVRLDIYDQDGLPGLYVPASAFRDFSKDLGGSSVQGVTLDGGSGSGQFMMSTLDKFFQSTSSAIAGIIRKNKAKLKFNSFIYLIDPDALQKAQKTY
- the traK gene encoding conjugative transposon protein TraK, with translation MIIRNIESKVRLATFIAAGSLLTALIIVAINAICTYRLVSNAQKNIYILDNNVPILARQTDMQLNRPAEYRAHIDLFHSLFFSLTPDDNYMEYQMKKAMYLIDESGMKQYNDLKENGFFNSILSSSSVLTLETDSIRVDPLRKYFRYYGRLKIDRRSSTVVRSLITEGYLKDIPRSDNNPHGVLITGWKTLENKDLSNVEKNTF